A section of the Micromonas commoda chromosome 14, complete sequence genome encodes:
- a CDS encoding predicted protein: MFGPPKRSHAKTDRDVESLLSQARGGMRAGGRTERQKNLSSLRQRLESIEDASKGDSRLNALLRRLELAEENTEMNGRRPDDKTRPFGGRVRRGSRSSSDEDRESTELTSDESDSSTPAPSPPRRRPASAVKVPGKENASELLSASRARGMEASLRRLRAELDQERKNGERMRAELVELRSAQRKASARGGAAQLASARESEGMRRLQNELDGVKRALVTERKRNAAPKVDTGATAVGVRIRRELDAERKARLTAERALRETRAECARAWEQVKSAEEDAARAAATARKRGEEKSSLERELEIAYERCSRAESLGRDLRREGAALASDAEVVSRANEALDERCATLNSRVEEMERELEELRPLEREVASLREWKKSQASDLKEAMEVLGHV; the protein is encoded by the coding sequence ATGTTCGGCCCTCCGAAGAGGTCACATGCCAAGACAGATCGGGACGTGGAGTCCCTCTTGTCTCAAGCACGCGGTgggatgcgcgcgggcgggagaACCGAGAGACAAAAAAACTTGTCCTCCCTCAGGCAGCGCCTCGAGTCGATCGAGGACGCCTCAAAGGGTGACTCGCGTCTGAACGCCTTGCTCAggcggctcgagctcgccgaggaaaaCACGGAGATGAACGGACGGCGACCCGATGATAAAACCCGCCCGTTCGGCGGTCGTGTCCGACGCGGGTCgcggtcctcctcggacgAAGATCGGGAATCGACGGAGTTGACCTCGGACGAGAGCGACTCGTCCACCccggcgccttcgcctccgaGGCGTCGACCCGCATCCGCGGTCAAGGTTCCGGGTAAAGAAAATGCATCCGAGCTTCTGAGtgcgtcgagggcgaggggaATGGAGGCGTCGTTGCGTCGGTTGCGTGCGGAGCTCGACCAGGAGAGGAAAAACGGTGAgcggatgcgcgcggagCTTGTCGAGCTCAGGAGCGCGCAGAGaaaggcgagcgcgaggggcggcgccgcgcagctcgcaTCGGCTCGCGAATCCGAAGGAATGAGGAGATTACAAAACGAGCTAGACGGCGTCAAGCGTGCGCTCGTGACTGAGCGCAagaggaacgcggcgccgaaggttgacaccggcgccaccgcggtgggtgttcggatccggcgcgagctcgacgccgaacggAAGGCGAGGCTCACGGCTGAGAGGGCACttcgcgagacgcgcgcggagtgcGCGAGAGCGTGGGAGCAGGTAAAGTCTGCCGAGgaagacgccgcgagggccgcggcgactgCGAGAAAACGAGGCGAGGAGAAGTCTTCGCTCGAGAGGGAGCTGGAGATTGCATACGAGCGATGCTCCAGGGCGGAGAGCCTCGGCCGTGATTTGCGAAGAGAGGGAGCTGCGCTCGCtagcgacgcggaggtggtgTCGCGCGCAAACGAGGCTTTGGATGAGCGATGCGCGACGCTGAACTCCAGGGTGGAGGAGATGgaacgcgagctcgaggaacTGCGTCCGTTGGAGAGGGAGGTCGCTTCACTCCGCGAGTGGAAAAAGAGCCAAGCGAGTGACCTGAAGGAGGCCATGGAGGTTCTCGGGCACGTGTGA
- a CDS encoding predicted protein, translating into MRPTSAARDRGGLDPSSHYTSSSIQGALRGAQQSGSSAAGTGPPGLLLVLMLVAVALPAVSFFAMHARMLDRQEVLSNNYATTMVELTALRKEVGEMRAIEQELKEARSELMLARLSLKNAATKLGKTGSEAVHSKRGLLDAEPAEGDEGNARNWDASRRELHEAMWTQQVNRR; encoded by the exons ATGCGtcccacgagcgccgcgcgcgataGGGGCGGGCTAGACCCTTCATCCCACTACACCTCGAGCTCCATCCAGGGCGCCCTGCGAGGTGCCCAACAATCTGGCTCGTCGgccgcggggacgggtcCGCCCGGTTTGCTGCTCGTGCTCATGTTGGTGGCGGTAGCTCTTCCCGCGGTGAGCTTCTTCGCCATGCACGCGAGGATGCTGGATAGACAGGAGGTGCTGAGCAACAACTACGCG ACGACGATGGTGGAATTGACGGCTCTCAGGAAGGAGGTTGGAGAGATGCGAGCCATAGAGCAGGAGCTGAAGGAGGCCAGGTCGGAGCTCATGCTGGCCAGGCTCAGCCTCAAGAATGCGGCGACAAAGCTTGGCAAAACGGGCAGCGAAGCGGTGCACAGCAAAAGGGGGCTGCTCGACGCTGAGCCCGCTGAAGGTGATGAGGGGAACGCACGAAACTGGGACGCGTCACGACGAGAACTACATGAGGCGATGTGGACCCAGCAGGTGAACCGTAGGTAG
- a CDS encoding predicted protein, with translation MPASPDSPGTTVACATLSGGPDPVAFRFGLLADIQYTDVDDRCNHTGTQWRRYRNSLAVARNAIDYFNQSDLSFVLHNGDIIDHQCAFDFAKDEFKPKAEGLEQLGRVMRILSGSQCKDWMFTIGNHELYNFTASELREGVTPEGCTLPFKCANDEGSFFFSRTPAPGWRVVVLNSYDVSIYSKGREQGLDVDALELLRKHNANVDKWVSDNPEGLEGLGNRWVPFNGGVGEEQLEWLKGQLSEAEANDERVIVFSHLLVHPETTANGSGRTLIWNYQDVLDAVEDERWGKNVAAVVSGHQHEGGLYTNDNGTHFVVMESPMLAEPGQPGPFCVVEASSGGLRMIGYGKGPNSKIFGAEEGEQYPPAEPMVKDLPLAPVEAKA, from the exons ATGCCCGCCTCCCCGGACAGCCCAGGGACCACCGTGGCTTGTGCCACCCTGTCGGGCGGCCCCGATCCCGTCGCCTTCAGGTTCGGCCTACTGGCGGACATCCAGTACACCGACGTGGACGATCGTTGCAACCACACCGGCACGCAGTGGAGGCGATACAGGAACtccctcgcggtcgcgcgtAACGCGATCGACTACTTCAACCAGAGCGACCTCTCCTTCGTGCTGCACAACGGGGACATCATCGATCACCAGTGCGCGTTCGACTTCGCCAAGGATGAGTTCAAGCCCAAGGCTGAGGGGCTCGAGCAGCTCGGAAGGGTGATGCGAATTCTCAGCGGGAGCCAGTGCAAAGACTGGATGTTCACCATCGGCAACCACGAGCTGTACAACTTCACCGCCTCCGAGCTGAGGGAAGGGGTGACCCCCGAGGGTTGCACCTTGCCATTCAAGtgcgcgaacgacgaggggagcttcttcttcagcaggacgcccgcgcccggttGGAGGGTCGTGGTGCTCAACTCGTACGACGTCAGCATATACAGCAAGGGCAGGGAGCAGGGcttggacgtggacgcgctcgagctgctcAGGAAACACAACGCGAACGTGGACAAGTGGGTGTCGGATAACCCCGAG GGGCTCGAGGGGCTGGGCAACAGGTGGGTGCCGTTCAACGGAGGCGTGGGCGAGGAACAGCTCGAATGGCTCAAGGGCCAACTGAGCGAAGCCGAGGCGAACGATGAGCGGGTCATCGTGTTCTCCCACCTCCTGGTTCacccggagacgacggcgaacggAAGCGGCCGCACTCTCATCTGGAACTACCAGGacgtgctcgacgccgtggaggacGAGAGGTGGGGTAaaaacgtcgcggcggtcgtctcCGGGCACCAACACGAGGGAGGTCTGTACACGAACGATAACGGGACGCACTTCGTGGTGATGGAGAGCCCCATGCTGGCGGAACCCGGACAGCCGGGTCCCTTCTGCGTGGTGGAGGCGTCGAGCGGGGGCTTGCGGATGATCGGGTACGGCAAGGGGCCAAACTCGAAGATCTTCGGGGCAGAGGAGGGTGAGCAATACCCGCCGGCGGAACCGATGGTCAAGGACCTGCCCCTCGCTCCAGTGGAGGCCAAGGCGTAG
- a CDS encoding predicted protein has product MKTADVPRRAMTMVQPGPNHDNRPKAYSVYNDQPGTGKTGMYEIPPNNYPFYSEEEKYKPQHGIDGGFLSEWEPLYEASTVKADADKLKAFQSGVPVGSKYEPTGTKSWAPVFENAERKLLNKYKDKGGEELDMLVVSDLHRHEEYGGPFWIKVPSTARVREVRLVISEKCGILPGLQRMSYAGKQMEDAERKLEHYGVKYWNKKFPDWPLYIRRY; this is encoded by the exons ATGAAGACCGCGGACGTGCCGCGTAGGGCCATGACCATGGTCCAACCCGGTCCCAACCACGACAACCGCCCGAAGGCGTACTCTGTCTACAACGACCAGCCTGGTACGGGAAAGACGGGGATGTACGAGATCCCTCCGAACAACTACCCCTTCTacagcgaggaggagaa GTACAAGCCCCAGCACGGCATCGACGGTGGGTTCCTTTCCGAGTGGGAGCCCTTGTACGAGGCATCCACGgtcaaggcggacgcggacaagCTCAAGGCGTTCCAGTCCGGCGTGCCCGTCGGCTCCAAGTACGAACCCACGGGAACCAAGTCGTGGGCGCCGGTCTTCGAGAACGCGGAACGCAAACTTCTTAACAAGTACAAGGACAAGGGCGGCGAAGAGTTGGACATGCTTGTCGTCTCCGATCTGCACAGGCACGAGGAGTACGGAGGACCCTTCTGGATCAAGgttccgtcgacggcgagggtccgcgaggtccgcctgGTCATCTCGGAGAAGTGCGGGATCCTGCCTGGTTTGCAGCGTATGAGCTACGCGGGAAAGCAGATGGAAGACGCCGAACGTAAGCTGGAGCACTACGGCGTGAAGTACTGGAACAAGAAGTTCCCCGACTGGCCGCTGTACATTCGGAGGTACTAG
- a CDS encoding predicted protein yields FWGPEARFGKLPGVVSTRVGYTGGKTENPTYGTVCGGDGHTEALKVEFDPRVISYDDLLNAFWEEHNPSGYKPKAQYKSAIWPTSESQKEKALASRAAIEAKYGSVHTDIEDEQPWWDAEEYHQKYFDKMSGRQWM; encoded by the coding sequence TTCTGGGGCCCGGAGGCTCGCTTCGGCAAGCTTCCAGGCGTCGTGTCCACTCGCGTGGGTTACACCGGAGGGAAGACCGAGAACCCGACCTACGGAACcgtgtgcggcggcgacgggcacaCCGAGGCTCTCAAGGTTGAGTTCGACCCCAGGGTGATCTCCTACGACGATCTCTTGAACGCGTTCTGGGAAGAACACAACCCCAGCGGGTACAAGCCCAAGGCGCAGTACAAGTCCGCAATCTGGCCCACGAGCGAGTCCCAGAAGGAGAAAGCTTTGGCATCGagggcggcgatcgaggccAAGTACGGCAGCGTGCACACGGACATCGAGGACGAGCAGCCTTGGTGGGACGCCGAGGAATATCACCAAAAATATTTCGATAAGATGTCGGGCCGCCAGTGGATGTGA